The window GTATTGTCGATGAACTCAAAGCATTGTTTGGCTATAACAGCCTTTTATTAGTAAGCCGGTAAAACATAGTCCCAACTATGCAAAACCTCTAGAAGAAGTCTGTATAAAACTACTTGACAAAATTTTCGGTGTACAGACTTATAgttcaaaattactttataatagaCAAAAATACTTGCCTTTACACATGGCTTaagcattattttaatacattaagcGTTAATTAATTGACACCAATATGCAAACAtacttgaaattatatttagatttttgacCCAATGAGCATAATTGATCTTTCTCTAACACATACACATTTTAAGCTATAGGTGAAATTCTAGCGTCTCTAAGCATCTCTAAGGCGGTATCCCCAGCAAAACGGCAAGTTAACTATATTTTAGAagctatttataatacatttataagaaacaaatgaaatattatatgcCAATAAAATTGTGGATTATATCCGTGTATCtacaaaaaataccattttaatttgcaaaaaatattattagataggATATTAAATAAGGAATTATATtggtagttttaaaattttcaatcagagaccttacattttttaatacgttGTTCGTAAATCTTTGACATATTTTCGCCCGTAACTCATGCACTGTGAATGTAAGGAACGCATGCTCAAAACCGTTTGCTTGGGGAAAGACCTTAAAGTAATCTTCTTTtccatatacaattttaaaataaaatgggaaTGTAAAAATCGCAGCACCACTAATACAAATCAAATAtggctaaaattaaaatattcttttaaacatATTGTTAGCCAGATGACTTTTGGAAATAGTCTATTTTTGAAGCTgatattatacaacaaatagattttattacacTCCACCATCTACCTcaaaattattggaaattttgaATGCCATTCCATTGCATaacttattaatacaaaatggcaataaaaaatTCTATAGCACATTCAGCCATACTTCACTTTCACcacattaaaaaatttataattttttataaactctAAAATAGTAGCTGATGTCACCCTCACACTGTCTCTCATCAGGTATTTTGTCTTCATTCACCATGTGGAACATCTGGTTATCGATTTTGGGGAAGAAAGTGTCGCAGTCAAATGACTTCTGAATCTCTGTGAGGTATATTTTTCCACAGTTTTCATGCTCTATTGCTGCCTGgaaatgaaaaacattttatttataacctatTAATTGGTCTGTGTCTTTTTAAATGCAGAATGCCAAAAAACGTGCATGCGTATTGAATTTGACAGCAATGgtaaagggtgaaatttttcgaaggGAAACCCGACACGACATCAAGATACTAATATGCTTAAATGCGGTGTAAAAATCGTTTTAAAGACAAtcagattttacacaaattataaaagGGAAGCCTGCGGGAATTGGGTATATGCACCCTTTGCCACTGTGACATAATTTTCAAACCAGTGTTTTGATAAGTATATATCACTTTGACTTCACATACTATACTTACTTTGCAATACCTatcataaacattaatattttatatgggtctttattgccatttaaattatcttaattaattgAGCCTGACTGTCCCTACATGACTTtctttttgtaaacaaaaacacacCTTGTAAACAGAGGAACCACCTATAACCCAAGTTGCTTCTACGTCGTCCCTTCCCTCAATGTATTTAATAGCTTCATCCAAACCTGGTACCACCACCACACCTTCTGGTACCtgcaatttaacaataattgattttgaataaatctaaGCAACAGCTAGGGAAACTGAATAGTTTAGTTTATTGGAACACCTTAATCTCAGGAAATAGTAGTTCGAattggtaaattatttaatttattgaggTTATAGGCGATACAACATCtcgttatgaccaatagaagcg of the Manduca sexta isolate Smith_Timp_Sample1 chromosome 18, JHU_Msex_v1.0, whole genome shotgun sequence genome contains:
- the LOC115441632 gene encoding dihydrofolate reductase, which codes for MSKTKLNLIAAACENMGIGANGTLPWRLKKEMAYFATMTTKVEDPKKVNAVIMGRVTWDSIPPKYRPLPNRINVVLTRNVNVVKEKVPEGVVVVPGLDEAIKYIEGRDDVEATWVIGGSSVYKAAIEHENCGKIYLTEIQKSFDCDTFFPKIDNQMFHMVNEDKIPDERQCEGDISYYFRVYKKL